A single Sulfurimonas aquatica DNA region contains:
- a CDS encoding tetratricopeptide repeat protein: MLSLLLLTLSTPLLLQAEDNSQSKSMLERPLMERYILDELKSIRIDNQQTRIDVEERIARSKVEQTDRAARYLTDTIGNIFYIIAAATSILFFGGWNSLRDIRRKTERMIEERVEAITLKYHTELEELQVRLSEQSQKIINNQNMISNTHIAHSLWMRANLESNPQSKIDIYDEILKIHDEDAEVYAYKADAVLDLDECEWALNLSNKAINIDPEYGYAYWQRSCANAILGNSSEAIEDLKIALEKAPNLREEIQKEPSFSKIKNLKDFKEVTI; this comes from the coding sequence ATGTTAAGTTTACTTCTTCTAACTCTATCCACTCCATTACTGCTTCAAGCAGAAGATAACTCACAAAGTAAAAGTATGCTTGAGAGACCTTTAATGGAACGCTATATTTTGGATGAGCTAAAATCCATTAGAATTGATAATCAACAAACCCGAATAGATGTAGAAGAGAGAATCGCTAGGTCAAAAGTAGAACAAACAGATAGAGCCGCGAGGTATCTTACCGATACGATAGGAAATATATTTTATATAATAGCAGCTGCAACATCAATCCTATTTTTTGGTGGATGGAACTCCTTGAGAGATATTAGAAGAAAAACTGAAAGGATGATAGAAGAGAGAGTTGAGGCTATTACTCTAAAATATCATACAGAATTAGAAGAACTACAAGTGCGTTTAAGTGAGCAATCGCAAAAAATTATTAACAATCAAAATATGATTTCTAATACTCATATCGCTCATTCACTTTGGATGCGAGCAAATCTTGAGTCAAACCCACAATCTAAAATAGATATATATGATGAGATTTTGAAAATACATGATGAAGATGCCGAGGTTTATGCTTATAAGGCGGATGCCGTTTTAGATTTGGATGAATGCGAATGGGCATTAAACCTAAGTAATAAAGCGATAAACATCGATCCAGAATATGGTTATGCCTATTGGCAAAGGTCTTGTGCAAATGCGATATTGGGTAATAGCTCTGAAGCAATAGAAGATTTAAAAATAGCTCTAGAAAAGGCACCAAACCTTAGAGAAGAAATTCAAAAAGAGCCATCCTTCTCAAAAATCAAAAATCTAAAAGATTTTAAAGAAGTCACTATTTAA
- a CDS encoding Hsp20/alpha crystallin family protein, protein MFITHYNPQRSIREFRRGFDLLNSMLDDYAPRSEGSNLNADFSPAINTREGEFAYHVEVDLPGIKKEDIDISVEDNRLIISGERKIKEEIKEENYYKVESSFGSFSRSFSLPEGVDIENIHAENEDGVLEVIVPKLEKSSVDKVKKITIK, encoded by the coding sequence ATGTTTATTACACATTATAACCCACAAAGAAGTATAAGAGAGTTTAGGAGAGGCTTTGACCTTCTTAACAGTATGCTAGATGACTATGCGCCAAGAAGTGAAGGTAGTAATCTTAATGCCGACTTCAGCCCTGCTATAAATACAAGGGAGGGTGAATTTGCATACCATGTAGAAGTTGATTTACCTGGAATAAAAAAAGAGGATATTGATATTTCAGTCGAAGACAATAGACTGATTATTTCTGGCGAAAGAAAAATTAAAGAGGAGATAAAAGAGGAAAACTACTACAAAGTCGAAAGTAGTTTTGGCTCATTTTCTCGTTCTTTTTCACTTCCAGAAGGAGTCGATATTGAAAATATTCATGCAGAGAATGAAGATGGTGTTCTAGAAGTGATAGTGCCTAAACTAGAAAAATCTTCAGTAGATAAAGTGAAAAAAATCACTATAAAATAA
- a CDS encoding Hsp20/alpha crystallin family protein produces MEITNKVKDIGSEIEKGVEVVGKKVSEAFDNLASHLPFANLAKKEDAAFHIEVDLPGVKKEDIDLRVEEDLLIVSAVRHYKNELSSDSYYVCESSFGKIERRFALPENIDTEQVSASFDDGRLEIELQKTEKAKPKSISIK; encoded by the coding sequence ATGGAAATAACAAATAAAGTTAAAGACATTGGTTCTGAAATAGAAAAAGGCGTAGAGGTTGTTGGTAAAAAAGTTTCTGAAGCTTTTGACAATTTGGCAAGTCATTTGCCTTTTGCAAACCTAGCAAAAAAGGAGGATGCCGCTTTTCATATTGAGGTTGATCTACCTGGTGTTAAAAAAGAGGATATCGACCTGAGAGTTGAAGAAGATCTCTTAATAGTGAGCGCTGTGCGTCATTACAAAAATGAGCTTAGTAGTGATAGTTATTATGTTTGTGAGAGCTCATTTGGAAAAATTGAGAGGCGTTTTGCACTTCCGGAAAATATTGATACTGAACAGGTAAGCGCTAGTTTTGATGATGGCCGACTGGAGATAGAACTGCAGAAAACTGAAAAAGCAAAACCAAAGAGCATATCCATTAAATAA
- the trxA gene encoding thioredoxin: MASIDLTQETFDETLENNDIVIIDFWAEWCGPCKKFAPIFEKVAEAYPDVLFAKVNTEEQQALALKYNVRAVPTLMVVRDGVTLLNTGGMLPEDKFGDMIAHVKNLDMDEIREELAQNEDDD, encoded by the coding sequence ATGGCATCTATAGATTTAACACAAGAGACTTTTGATGAAACTCTTGAAAATAACGACATTGTAATTATCGACTTTTGGGCAGAGTGGTGTGGTCCATGTAAAAAATTTGCACCAATTTTTGAAAAAGTAGCTGAGGCTTACCCCGATGTACTCTTCGCTAAAGTAAATACTGAAGAGCAACAAGCACTAGCGTTAAAGTACAATGTACGTGCAGTCCCAACCTTAATGGTTGTTAGAGACGGCGTTACTTTACTTAATACTGGAGGAATGTTGCCTGAAGATAAGTTTGGCGATATGATAGCACATGTAAAAAACCTTGACATGGATGAGATACGTGAAGAGCTAGCCCAGAATGAAGATGACGACTAA
- a CDS encoding TetR/AcrR family transcriptional regulator — MARPIEYNLNEVLDSAMQLFWQKGYEGVSMGELVLHTGLNRATMYSLFKDKEGLFKDALENYYSKMSIRKLAVLKNNPGKKGIELFFETFSFNDNFKGCLFSNTMREKEFMHEETYNIPKDYFENVRLQMQINLEQASINGDFNGDAKSMALTLVTLIHGFHVYGKYNQSKEDSNAIITNILSMIR, encoded by the coding sequence ATGGCTAGACCAATAGAATATAATTTAAATGAAGTTCTTGATAGTGCGATGCAATTGTTTTGGCAAAAAGGATACGAAGGTGTTTCTATGGGTGAACTTGTTTTACATACAGGATTAAACCGTGCCACGATGTACTCTTTATTTAAAGATAAAGAAGGGCTATTTAAAGATGCTCTTGAGAATTATTATTCAAAAATGTCTATACGAAAGCTAGCTGTTTTGAAAAACAATCCTGGGAAAAAAGGGATTGAACTATTCTTTGAAACTTTTAGTTTTAATGATAACTTTAAAGGGTGTTTGTTCTCGAACACCATGAGAGAAAAAGAGTTTATGCATGAAGAAACTTACAATATTCCAAAAGATTATTTTGAGAATGTTCGTTTACAAATGCAAATAAATTTAGAACAAGCCTCTATAAATGGGGATTTTAATGGAGATGCTAAATCAATGGCCTTGACTCTTGTGACCCTAATCCATGGTTTTCATGTTTATGGAAAGTACAATCAATCAAAAGAAGATAGTAATGCTATTATCACCAATATATTGAGCATGATAAGGTAG